The Deinococcus aerolatus sequence TGCCGGTTCTACAAGCTTCGTCATATGCCGCTCAGCATGAAGATATTAGGGAAATGTTTGCCAATCTTTTAGCTTCTGCCGCAAACGCCGATAAAGCCAAATCCTTCCACTCATCTTTTGTCGAAGTAGTGCGGCAGTTATCCCCTCTCGATGCTCGCATATTGCGAAGCTTCACAACCAGAATGCGTAGTTATATTCCTGCCGTTAAAATAGTAGCGCGCATAGATAACAGTGAGACAGATACTCTGCTTCATTTTACCGATCTGAATGATATGGATGAAGACTTAAAAGAAATTGAACTTGCGATAGAGAATCTATCCAGACTCGGAATTGTAAAGATATCCTATGAAAGATGGCTAATCAAAGACGAAGAATATATACCAATGATTAATCTCCTGAAATCCGCCAACGCAGAGATCGATGATGC is a genomic window containing:
- a CDS encoding DUF4393 domain-containing protein — its product is MPEDNSTPNNPVSALIDKLVGPVYDDLLKPAIQEVGKGVGGLASYYMHGWQAQGAIARANLNLLQATLEPKLEAIPEEQRIPVDPAILVPVLQASSYAAQHEDIREMFANLLASAANADKAKSFHSSFVEVVRQLSPLDARILRSFTTRMRSYIPAVKIVARIDNSETDTLLHFTDLNDMDEDLKEIELAIENLSRLGIVKISYERWLIKDEEYIPMINLLKSANAEIDDARYSPPRVSASFTESDKIIPGFYQPGIISLTPFGDALKLACI